One region of Paraburkholderia acidiphila genomic DNA includes:
- a CDS encoding efflux RND transporter permease subunit, which produces MQTGNNNFGSLGFIAGALKRVEEFIFANRMWILFIFCALTVTMAFFATKLRMDAGFEKQMPTNHEYIRAFNEYKNDVIGANRLTVVVKAHHGTIWNEEALARLYNVTQAVTNLPGVIRPSVQSLWTPNTFVNVITEEGFRADPLISSMIMPDTLKTDEIDGIQRAASQGGFIGTLVARDQSSALITADLNEVDASGNKLDYVALNHLIEQQVRRPFEDAKYEIQIIGFAKQIGDIADGAKSVLGFCGIALLLTAAAVYWYCRSVRLTVLPVVCSLTSLVWQFGTLHLLGYGLDPLAVLVPFLVFAIGVSHGVQQINHIVRELSLGKTTEQAARSSFTGLLIPGTLALATAFVSFITLALIPIPMVKELAITAAIGVAYKIATNLVMLPLAASTFHFTHAYANSAMALREVRGKWLKRLARVAEPRKAAWVLALVAVVFGISIWQSRDRVIGTLQPGAPELRADSRFNRDAVAITNSYDTGLDWMTVFFKAPADSCGNAALGLYQDKFVREIQHVDGVISVDSYANMLRTYNAGYNEGNPKMSVIPIDPENYGALSAEIGRVNGYMRKDCSMVAANLFLSDHKATTINHVIDEINRFKGANHLGGVQIELAGGNAGVLAAVDDEIAKSELPMMLYVYAAIIVLVFLVYRDFRAMIACCLPLTVGTFIGYWFMKELQIGLTVATLPVMVLAVGIGVDYAFYIYNRLNRHLADGQSITKATEHAMLEVGVATVFTAITMAVGVATWSFSALKFQADMGKLLAFMFMINLVMAMTALPALAVWLERLFPRKQPVRASSLLEH; this is translated from the coding sequence ATGCAGACAGGCAACAACAACTTCGGGTCTCTCGGTTTCATCGCAGGGGCACTGAAGCGAGTAGAGGAGTTTATTTTTGCGAACAGGATGTGGATCCTGTTCATATTTTGTGCTCTTACAGTAACGATGGCGTTTTTCGCGACAAAGCTCAGAATGGATGCGGGTTTCGAAAAGCAGATGCCGACCAACCACGAATACATCCGTGCTTTCAACGAATACAAAAATGATGTCATCGGGGCAAACCGCCTGACGGTTGTTGTCAAGGCACATCATGGCACGATCTGGAACGAAGAGGCATTGGCTCGTCTCTACAATGTCACGCAGGCGGTCACAAACCTGCCGGGGGTGATCCGGCCTAGCGTGCAGTCACTGTGGACGCCCAATACTTTTGTCAACGTGATCACGGAGGAAGGCTTTCGTGCCGATCCGCTGATCTCGTCGATGATCATGCCAGATACTCTAAAGACGGACGAGATCGATGGCATTCAACGCGCAGCTAGTCAGGGCGGCTTTATTGGTACGCTCGTTGCGCGCGACCAGTCGAGCGCGCTGATTACCGCCGATCTCAATGAGGTGGATGCAAGCGGCAACAAGCTCGACTATGTAGCCCTGAACCATCTGATTGAACAGCAAGTTCGCAGACCGTTTGAGGATGCCAAATACGAAATTCAGATCATTGGTTTTGCCAAGCAGATTGGCGATATCGCCGATGGTGCAAAAAGCGTTTTGGGTTTTTGTGGTATTGCGCTATTGCTCACTGCGGCGGCAGTATATTGGTATTGTCGCTCGGTGCGATTGACGGTGCTACCGGTGGTGTGTTCGCTGACATCGCTAGTCTGGCAGTTCGGCACCTTACATCTACTCGGGTATGGTCTGGACCCGCTCGCTGTTCTCGTGCCATTTCTTGTGTTCGCGATCGGCGTATCGCATGGCGTGCAGCAAATCAACCATATCGTCCGTGAATTGTCTCTCGGCAAGACCACCGAACAGGCTGCGCGCTCAAGCTTTACCGGGTTACTGATCCCAGGGACGCTCGCGCTGGCGACCGCTTTTGTGTCTTTCATCACGCTGGCTTTGATCCCGATACCGATGGTCAAGGAGCTTGCAATTACCGCCGCGATAGGTGTCGCCTACAAGATCGCCACCAATCTCGTGATGTTGCCACTGGCCGCTTCGACATTTCATTTTACGCACGCCTACGCTAACAGTGCGATGGCTTTGCGAGAGGTTCGAGGCAAATGGCTCAAACGTCTCGCCCGTGTAGCGGAGCCGCGTAAAGCCGCTTGGGTGCTGGCACTGGTGGCGGTCGTGTTCGGCATATCGATCTGGCAGAGTCGTGACCGCGTGATTGGTACCCTACAGCCGGGTGCCCCTGAATTGCGCGCGGATTCTCGCTTCAACCGAGACGCGGTGGCAATCACCAATAGCTATGATACCGGTCTCGATTGGATGACTGTGTTCTTCAAGGCACCAGCGGATTCGTGCGGAAACGCGGCGCTCGGTCTGTACCAGGACAAATTTGTTCGAGAAATACAGCACGTAGACGGTGTAATCTCGGTAGACAGCTACGCGAACATGCTGCGTACCTATAACGCGGGCTATAACGAGGGTAATCCGAAAATGTCCGTGATCCCGATTGATCCGGAGAATTACGGTGCACTTTCTGCAGAGATCGGAAGAGTCAACGGATACATGCGCAAAGATTGCAGCATGGTCGCGGCAAATCTGTTCCTGAGCGATCACAAGGCCACGACGATCAACCATGTGATCGATGAGATCAATCGATTCAAAGGGGCCAACCATTTGGGCGGTGTGCAGATTGAATTGGCTGGTGGGAACGCCGGAGTACTCGCGGCCGTTGACGACGAGATCGCCAAGAGCGAGTTACCGATGATGCTCTATGTCTATGCCGCCATCATCGTCTTGGTGTTTCTTGTCTATCGTGACTTCCGAGCCATGATTGCTTGTTGTTTACCGCTAACAGTTGGTACGTTTATCGGCTACTGGTTCATGAAGGAGCTCCAGATCGGCCTTACTGTCGCGACTCTGCCCGTGATGGTACTAGCGGTAGGGATTGGCGTGGATTATGCGTTCTACATCTATAACCGTCTGAATCGGCATCTAGCGGATGGCCAATCAATCACAAAGGCGACTGAACATGCAATGCTTGAGGTAGGTGTTGCGACTGTGTTTACCGCAATCACCATGGCAGTTGGCGTCGCAACTTGGTCATTCTCTGCTCTCAAGTTTCAGGCTGACATGGGTAAGCTGCTCGCGTTCATGTTTATGATCAATCTCGTGATGGCGATGACGGCCTTGCCGGCCCTCGCGGTATGGCTTGAACGACTTTTCCCGCGTAAGCAGCCTGTGCGTGCTTCCAGCTTGCTCGAACATTGA
- a CDS encoding WD40/YVTN/BNR-like repeat-containing protein, translated as MMKKYVLNCVVAVLAVGGTLLAQEACADAADKSLVQVRPADADPYATSEMLLAQARAGRRLVAVGDSGVVVLSDNDGKAYRQAKQVPSNATLTSVVFTDASNGWAVGHWGTILHTTDGGETWQLQHSDPTTDRPFFSVYFSDAQHGVAAGLWSLLMRTDDGGKHWQPINVPPPPGGGHADKNLFSLFSNQKGVLFIAAEHGLVLRSSDGGITWTYLDTGYKGSLWTGLALVDGGLLVGGLRGSLYRSDDDGVTWHRVDSGTHSSITSIAQRGKHVVAACLDGVIIRSADGGKTFTASQRNDHLPLTSVAIEGDSLVALSKSGVVVDPGTVN; from the coding sequence ATGATGAAGAAATACGTATTGAATTGCGTCGTGGCCGTGCTGGCAGTGGGTGGAACACTCCTCGCTCAGGAAGCGTGTGCAGATGCGGCCGATAAAAGTTTGGTCCAGGTTCGACCGGCCGACGCGGATCCGTATGCCACGAGCGAGATGTTGCTGGCGCAGGCACGTGCGGGACGGCGTCTGGTTGCTGTGGGCGATAGCGGCGTTGTGGTGCTGTCGGATAACGACGGCAAGGCCTACCGTCAGGCAAAGCAGGTACCAAGTAACGCAACGCTGACGTCGGTCGTATTCACCGATGCAAGCAACGGTTGGGCAGTCGGGCACTGGGGCACGATCTTGCATACGACGGATGGTGGTGAAACCTGGCAACTTCAACACAGTGATCCGACCACAGATCGACCATTTTTTTCGGTTTATTTCAGCGATGCGCAGCACGGCGTGGCAGCCGGGCTCTGGTCTCTGCTAATGCGTACAGACGACGGTGGCAAACATTGGCAGCCCATCAATGTGCCGCCGCCCCCGGGAGGGGGGCATGCAGACAAGAATCTGTTCTCGCTATTCTCGAATCAGAAAGGGGTACTGTTCATCGCGGCGGAGCATGGCCTAGTCCTGCGGTCTTCTGATGGAGGGATAACATGGACCTACCTGGACACGGGCTACAAAGGGTCACTATGGACCGGCTTGGCTCTAGTCGATGGAGGTCTGTTGGTCGGCGGATTGCGCGGCTCACTGTACCGAAGCGACGACGATGGTGTGACGTGGCACCGCGTCGACAGCGGTACGCACAGCTCGATCACCAGTATCGCTCAACGCGGGAAGCACGTCGTCGCGGCATGCCTGGATGGGGTCATTATTAGGAGCGCGGATGGTGGTAAGACTTTTACTGCGTCACAGCGCAACGATCATTTGCCACTCACTTCAGTGGCGATCGAAGGCGATTCGTTGGTGGCGCTCTCCAAATCTGGTGTGGTTGTCGATCCCGGAACGGTGAACTAA
- a CDS encoding NAD(P)/FAD-dependent oxidoreductase, translating to MSIDSSEPTRSAQEASAEIHRPTRRKVIVGAASLTGMALAGVALRRLGRDGGIGEGKPRSRLVASSATVPSEVDVVVIGGGNVGCFTALELAERGLRVAICEKGVIAGEASGRSLGYIDGLMLDPVKIPLIARAKQLWTGVSARVGADVGYRQTGVAALFSSPDLLAEGASWVQAMKDVPASDARVLSQAQVAALVPEVSGRFAGAVYEATDGIAEPQLFASAVAEKVRQLGGSILQFCAVRGIETNGGKVSAVVTEKGRIGCDTVVLAGGVWSPVMARSLGLDLPQFMAFGSVARLSPTPGPKVSTLLADETIVMRRNIAGGYDICHGVGVAPLTPDIIRNLSRLRPAMQSMWDSLTPVINVPTFFELWRIPSQWRLDESSPFEKHRILAPDIARDESTLAVQRTKSAFPGLAAATVTENWSGILTSTPDNMPVISAVPTIPGMFVGSGFYYGLTMAPAAGEALADLVTGHTPRFDLMNYRMSRFSDGSPIVFRA from the coding sequence ATGTCAATCGATAGTTCCGAGCCCACACGCAGCGCGCAGGAAGCTAGCGCGGAGATCCACCGCCCCACCCGCCGCAAAGTGATCGTAGGTGCGGCATCACTTACCGGCATGGCGTTGGCTGGTGTCGCACTACGTCGTCTAGGGCGGGACGGCGGTATTGGGGAAGGCAAGCCCCGTTCTCGACTCGTCGCCAGCAGCGCAACGGTTCCGTCGGAAGTCGACGTGGTGGTCATCGGTGGCGGCAATGTCGGTTGTTTTACGGCCTTAGAATTGGCCGAGCGTGGTTTACGCGTCGCAATCTGCGAGAAGGGCGTTATCGCCGGTGAAGCGTCGGGACGATCCCTAGGATACATTGACGGTTTGATGCTCGATCCGGTCAAAATTCCATTGATAGCGCGAGCCAAACAATTATGGACTGGCGTGAGCGCCCGTGTCGGAGCGGATGTAGGTTACAGGCAGACAGGTGTCGCAGCCTTATTCAGTTCGCCTGATCTTCTTGCTGAGGGCGCAAGTTGGGTGCAGGCCATGAAGGATGTGCCAGCATCTGACGCGCGCGTGCTTAGCCAGGCGCAGGTCGCTGCACTCGTACCTGAAGTGTCCGGACGTTTTGCCGGCGCAGTCTACGAAGCGACCGATGGGATTGCGGAGCCGCAATTGTTCGCCTCGGCAGTCGCTGAGAAAGTTCGTCAACTAGGCGGATCGATTCTGCAGTTCTGCGCCGTGAGGGGCATCGAAACGAACGGTGGCAAAGTCTCAGCTGTTGTTACGGAAAAAGGACGCATCGGGTGCGATACAGTGGTCCTCGCCGGCGGTGTTTGGTCGCCAGTGATGGCGCGAAGCCTTGGGCTCGATCTTCCTCAGTTCATGGCTTTCGGCAGCGTGGCGCGGCTTTCTCCAACACCGGGCCCCAAGGTCTCGACCCTTCTCGCGGACGAGACCATCGTAATGCGTCGCAATATTGCAGGCGGGTATGACATTTGTCATGGTGTCGGCGTGGCGCCACTTACGCCGGATATCATTCGCAATCTCAGCCGTTTGCGCCCGGCGATGCAGAGCATGTGGGACAGCCTCACGCCGGTTATCAACGTGCCAACCTTCTTTGAACTATGGCGAATCCCCAGCCAATGGCGGCTTGACGAGTCATCGCCATTTGAAAAGCACCGCATTCTCGCCCCCGATATTGCTCGAGACGAAAGCACGCTGGCTGTACAGCGCACCAAATCGGCTTTTCCAGGGCTCGCGGCCGCCACTGTCACGGAGAACTGGTCCGGTATCTTGACGAGCACGCCGGACAACATGCCTGTGATTTCTGCTGTGCCAACCATCCCGGGCATGTTCGTCGGTTCGGGGTTCTATTACGGACTGACTATGGCCCCGGCTGCGGGGGAAGCGCTAGCTGATTTGGTGACGGGGCACACGCCGCGTTTCGACTTGATGAATTATCGGATGTCACGATTTTCCGACGGTTCGCCCATCGTATTTCGTGCGTGA
- a CDS encoding nuclear transport factor 2 family protein — protein sequence MTTADFPLLSNSFVGQDDDNAFLGYSTRMTITATDRIAYRPQQNTFREPLAEEILRFPFAYFREAGSNSPVIRLGGTTAPNVLMYPPTMHPAYVQVLTQPQFLASDLADESRSLESVRPLFKNSPDLLPHLHGPRKMSTRTTDIDAIQTVLDHYTEAVLHGKVDLARPLFHPQALMAGYMNGHQVLGTPAPFLDDVEHGPAQASLPHGYRTRVLSIEVYGATATVLFAEDRISVGQPDGSRIVMDIVDSFHLLCIADRWVIVSKLFYHDPV from the coding sequence GTGACAACAGCCGATTTTCCGCTCTTAAGCAATTCTTTCGTTGGGCAGGATGACGACAATGCATTCCTAGGCTATTCCACGAGAATGACCATCACGGCCACCGATCGAATTGCCTACCGGCCTCAGCAAAATACGTTCCGCGAGCCGCTGGCTGAGGAAATCCTACGTTTCCCGTTTGCCTACTTTCGCGAGGCCGGTTCTAACTCACCAGTGATTCGACTTGGTGGAACTACCGCACCCAATGTGCTGATGTATCCACCCACCATGCATCCAGCGTACGTGCAAGTACTTACGCAACCCCAATTTCTTGCATCGGATCTTGCTGACGAGTCTCGCTCCTTGGAGAGCGTACGCCCGCTGTTCAAAAACTCACCTGACCTCCTTCCACACCTTCACGGCCCAAGGAAAATGAGCACCCGTACCACTGATATCGACGCTATTCAAACAGTTCTCGACCACTACACTGAAGCCGTGCTGCACGGCAAAGTCGACCTTGCCCGGCCGCTTTTTCACCCTCAGGCACTCATGGCCGGTTACATGAATGGACACCAAGTGCTCGGCACGCCTGCGCCTTTCCTCGACGATGTCGAACACGGCCCGGCTCAGGCCTCACTACCGCACGGTTATCGTACGCGCGTGCTGTCGATCGAGGTCTATGGCGCAACGGCTACCGTTTTGTTTGCTGAGGACCGAATCTCCGTTGGACAGCCAGACGGCTCCCGAATCGTCATGGATATTGTCGACAGCTTCCATCTCCTGTGCATTGCTGACCGCTGGGTAATCGTGAGCAAGCTGTTCTATCACGATCCGGTATAA
- a CDS encoding VOC family protein, with amino-acid sequence MLCKKLHHAAFRCKDAAETVKFYTEALGLKFSHAMGEDHVPSTGLYSPHIHIFFEMEDGSNIAFFECPRDPGNIKDLESPDWIQHFAFEVDSLDTVLKAKAELEAKGIKVVGPTNHDDFITSIYFFDPSGHRLELTTRTCDASRYQIFEEEAPVVLALWNQTHDWSQREKLYGSQTGYARNNAG; translated from the coding sequence ATGCTGTGCAAAAAACTTCATCATGCGGCGTTCCGCTGCAAGGACGCCGCTGAGACAGTCAAGTTCTATACTGAAGCACTTGGCTTGAAATTCTCGCACGCGATGGGAGAAGACCACGTGCCGTCCACCGGACTGTACAGCCCGCACATCCACATTTTTTTCGAGATGGAGGATGGGAGCAACATCGCCTTCTTTGAATGTCCGCGCGACCCGGGAAATATTAAAGACCTCGAATCTCCGGATTGGATCCAACATTTCGCGTTCGAGGTAGATAGCCTAGACACAGTATTGAAGGCAAAAGCTGAACTCGAAGCCAAAGGTATCAAAGTAGTCGGCCCGACCAATCATGACGACTTCATCACTTCGATTTACTTCTTTGATCCCTCAGGCCATCGTCTCGAGCTGACTACCCGCACATGCGATGCCTCGCGCTACCAGATCTTCGAGGAGGAAGCGCCTGTCGTGCTCGCCCTGTGGAACCAGACGCACGACTGGTCGCAACGCGAAAAACTCTATGGTAGCCAAACGGGCTACGCTCGGAACAATGCTGGGTGA
- a CDS encoding NIPSNAP family protein has product MIVEQRTYTTHPGKWRDYLALYDAEGREIQHRILGRMVGYYHTEAGELNQIVHLWAYQDLNERAERRAALLADANFRSYVTKMLPMLMKQESKLLIPASFFKPTWIEP; this is encoded by the coding sequence ATGATTGTCGAACAGCGGACCTATACGACCCATCCGGGAAAATGGCGCGACTACCTTGCTCTCTACGACGCCGAAGGTCGGGAAATTCAGCACCGCATTCTCGGTCGTATGGTTGGCTACTACCACACCGAAGCGGGTGAGCTGAACCAAATTGTACATTTGTGGGCATACCAAGATCTCAACGAGCGCGCCGAGCGACGCGCTGCCCTGCTGGCCGATGCCAACTTCCGCAGCTATGTCACCAAGATGTTGCCGATGCTGATGAAGCAGGAATCAAAGCTGCTGATACCTGCCTCGTTCTTTAAGCCAACGTGGATTGAGCCGTGA
- the fahA gene encoding fumarylacetoacetase: MNSVQLNSTHDSQRRSWIDSASTADTDFPIQNLPFAVFRRHGTSDMPRCGVGIGDLILDVTLCSSLFPEPVAVAARACEADTLNRLMSLDPALVSAFRHRLSELLSADHTKHREALTQALTPIQGVDLLLPARIGGFTDFFASIHHATNAGKLFRPNNPLLPNYKYVPVGYNGRANSVRASGDFLRRPHGQILVHGENQPAYLPAQRVDYEVELGLYIGQASTPDQPISISTAWRHVFGFSLLNDWSARDIQAWEYQPLGPFLAKSFATTVSPWVVTAEALLPFRSAVAARAENDPPPLPHLANETDQRSGALDIEIEAHLLTDAMARIGLPPARISRSNAASLYWTFAQMITHHTSNGSSLDTGDLLASGTISGPTGDALGSLLEITRGGAAPFTVPGTGERRTFLEDGDEIRLRGKCRRHGFVSLGFGECVARLQPAQG; this comes from the coding sequence GTGAACAGCGTTCAACTCAATTCCACCCATGACTCGCAACGGCGTAGCTGGATCGATTCTGCAAGCACGGCTGACACTGATTTCCCAATTCAAAACCTGCCGTTTGCTGTGTTTCGGCGCCATGGCACCAGCGATATGCCACGCTGTGGTGTTGGTATTGGCGATCTAATTCTCGACGTAACGCTCTGCTCATCGCTGTTTCCTGAGCCGGTCGCCGTAGCGGCACGCGCATGTGAGGCAGACACCCTCAATCGGCTGATGAGCCTGGATCCGGCTCTCGTTTCCGCATTCCGCCATCGGCTTTCCGAATTACTGAGTGCAGACCATACCAAGCACCGCGAAGCCCTCACACAGGCGCTCACGCCAATCCAAGGCGTCGACCTGTTACTGCCGGCGCGCATTGGCGGTTTCACCGATTTTTTTGCGTCGATCCATCACGCAACGAATGCAGGCAAACTATTCAGGCCAAACAACCCTCTGCTGCCGAACTACAAGTACGTCCCGGTTGGTTACAACGGACGTGCTAATAGCGTACGTGCCAGCGGCGATTTTCTGCGTCGGCCTCATGGGCAGATTCTTGTACACGGAGAAAATCAGCCAGCCTATCTGCCCGCGCAGCGCGTCGACTATGAAGTGGAACTCGGGCTGTATATCGGTCAAGCCAGCACACCTGATCAACCGATATCGATCAGTACTGCATGGCGCCACGTGTTCGGCTTCTCGTTGCTCAACGACTGGTCTGCACGTGATATCCAAGCGTGGGAATACCAACCGCTCGGCCCCTTCCTCGCGAAAAGCTTCGCAACGACAGTCTCACCTTGGGTTGTAACGGCTGAAGCATTGCTGCCGTTCAGGAGCGCAGTCGCAGCACGCGCAGAGAATGACCCACCGCCCTTGCCTCACTTGGCAAACGAAACCGATCAGCGCTCCGGGGCGCTCGACATCGAAATCGAGGCACACCTCCTCACGGATGCGATGGCGCGGATTGGCCTGCCACCCGCACGAATTTCGCGCTCGAATGCCGCGTCCCTGTACTGGACGTTCGCGCAAATGATCACGCATCACACGAGCAACGGATCTTCGCTCGATACTGGTGACCTGCTCGCGTCCGGGACGATCTCCGGGCCGACCGGAGATGCACTTGGTAGCCTACTCGAGATCACGCGCGGTGGCGCCGCCCCGTTCACGGTACCTGGCACCGGGGAGCGTCGCACTTTCCTCGAAGATGGCGACGAAATCCGGCTGCGGGGAAAGTGCCGGCGTCATGGATTCGTATCACTCGGGTTCGGGGAATGCGTGGCCCGCCTGCAACCAGCTCAAGGCTGA
- a CDS encoding SDR family NAD(P)-dependent oxidoreductase, which translates to MTVQTEQGQGRLQGYVVVVTGGSSGIGAAIVRAFAEEGAILVIGYNQGNERAEALRASLPGKGHVARQIPLDDAEAHESLFRDLERDFGKIDVLVNSAGYTKRIAHKNLAELSSALFNEMLAINVGGPYSVTRALIGLLERSGSATVINISSVSGFTGLGSNIAYCAAKAALDTMTVSLARAFGPDIRFLSLAPAAVDTGFVTGRSREELEKKAAQTPLGRVVEPEDVALAALACVTHLRTATGTRIVIDGGHTL; encoded by the coding sequence ATGACCGTCCAAACGGAGCAGGGACAAGGTCGCCTGCAAGGCTACGTGGTCGTGGTTACGGGTGGCAGCAGTGGTATCGGTGCCGCAATCGTCCGCGCGTTCGCAGAGGAAGGCGCGATACTCGTGATCGGCTACAACCAAGGCAACGAACGTGCCGAAGCCCTGCGTGCCAGCTTGCCTGGCAAAGGGCACGTGGCCCGCCAGATTCCACTCGACGATGCCGAGGCGCACGAGTCTCTCTTCCGCGATCTGGAGCGAGATTTTGGCAAGATCGACGTGCTCGTGAACAGCGCCGGATACACCAAGCGCATCGCACACAAGAACCTCGCCGAACTCAGCAGCGCCCTGTTCAACGAAATGCTGGCCATAAACGTCGGCGGCCCCTATTCCGTTACGCGCGCGCTAATCGGTCTGCTTGAAAGAAGTGGCTCGGCGACCGTGATCAACATCTCGTCGGTTTCCGGGTTCACCGGCTTGGGCAGCAATATCGCCTACTGTGCAGCCAAGGCTGCGCTCGACACCATGACCGTGTCGCTCGCGCGCGCATTCGGCCCCGACATCCGCTTCCTGAGTCTGGCACCAGCCGCCGTCGATACCGGATTCGTCACAGGTCGCAGTCGCGAAGAGCTCGAGAAGAAGGCCGCGCAAACCCCTTTAGGTCGTGTGGTCGAACCTGAGGACGTCGCGCTTGCTGCGCTCGCCTGCGTGACGCATTTGCGCACGGCCACAGGCACACGCATAGTCATCGATGGAGGCCATACGCTGTGA
- a CDS encoding response regulator transcription factor: MNISTDKLALMISAIGTDHFGCALLGIVDSGFGLSHCTVFEQVGNKPPACLLAEGIGSSASRRARELAQTYVAEAYAADPILRALRQIAKAAPTIDCFDPYAFNQRGDARTRAFIHQYYQEPQLSQEAICSMKDGDRLLWLSLYKQTGSVAFSDSERAELTGLSHIMLAGAQRQSAITTALAESGAGTKIDTQLTWTDATRAETLMRIRSALLMDPCGLTQREAEILAHIVVGYQALAISLRLGISINTVATHRKRAYAKLQLSSQTELFHVCLKQGLLHH; the protein is encoded by the coding sequence ATGAATATCAGCACGGACAAGCTAGCATTGATGATTTCTGCAATCGGCACCGATCATTTTGGCTGCGCCCTGCTCGGGATTGTTGATTCCGGTTTCGGGCTGTCCCACTGCACCGTATTCGAGCAGGTAGGAAACAAACCTCCCGCGTGCCTGCTTGCCGAAGGCATTGGCTCAAGCGCAAGTCGTCGCGCCCGCGAGCTCGCGCAAACCTACGTTGCCGAAGCGTACGCGGCTGATCCGATCCTGCGCGCTCTACGTCAAATTGCGAAGGCCGCGCCAACGATCGACTGTTTCGATCCTTACGCATTCAATCAACGTGGTGACGCCCGCACCCGTGCGTTTATCCACCAGTACTACCAGGAGCCACAACTCTCCCAAGAAGCTATCTGCAGCATGAAGGATGGCGACCGGTTGCTATGGCTTAGCTTGTATAAACAGACAGGCAGTGTCGCTTTCTCTGATTCTGAGCGAGCGGAATTGACCGGGCTTTCTCATATCATGCTGGCCGGAGCACAACGCCAGAGCGCAATCACTACGGCACTAGCGGAATCCGGCGCGGGAACTAAAATCGACACCCAGCTGACGTGGACTGATGCAACCCGAGCCGAAACGCTAATGCGTATACGTTCTGCCTTGTTGATGGATCCGTGTGGGTTGACTCAACGCGAAGCCGAGATCCTTGCACATATCGTGGTGGGTTACCAAGCACTCGCCATCAGCCTGCGACTTGGCATTTCCATTAATACCGTGGCGACGCATCGCAAGCGCGCCTATGCGAAGCTTCAACTGTCCTCACAGACCGAACTTTTTCACGTATGCCTCAAGCAAGGCCTCTTGCACCACTGA
- a CDS encoding VOC family protein, which translates to MTAFTHVTVGTNDLEKARTFYDKVLASLGWTRVADLGDNGSIWGDKEPSFFVLKPANGQSATVGNGVTVSFAASDRSSVKAFHEAALALGAPDEGAVGPRSWKEHAYAAYTRDPDGNKLAVYSFSAE; encoded by the coding sequence ATGACTGCTTTTACACACGTAACTGTGGGCACAAACGATCTGGAAAAAGCCCGTACGTTTTATGACAAGGTGCTCGCATCGCTGGGGTGGACTCGCGTTGCCGATCTCGGCGATAACGGTTCCATTTGGGGTGATAAAGAGCCGAGTTTTTTTGTGTTGAAGCCCGCGAACGGTCAGTCGGCCACTGTTGGTAACGGTGTGACGGTCAGCTTTGCAGCGTCGGATCGTAGCTCAGTGAAGGCATTCCACGAGGCGGCACTTGCACTTGGTGCGCCCGATGAAGGTGCGGTCGGGCCGCGGAGCTGGAAGGAGCACGCGTATGCGGCCTATACGCGCGACCCGGACGGCAACAAATTGGCGGTCTACAGCTTCTCGGCTGAGTAA